One window from the genome of Streptomyces sp. NBC_01476 encodes:
- a CDS encoding alpha/beta fold hydrolase codes for MAQLTLRKGRPVPGPRRSGFTGERSRSAPPKPRVGAGAIERWAAQRYVPGAASVPAVVRSAVEGCSRVARKSWKARSVRVVSPVASRSMRRPQMTARTSVANSGRPMLVLSTYLVCAQDRASPARLQREFARRAGSVVELDAGHHPFLSRPGAVRDLLLDL; via the coding sequence ATGGCTCAGCTGACCCTCCGGAAGGGCCGTCCTGTGCCCGGTCCAAGGCGGTCAGGCTTCACTGGCGAACGGTCGAGGTCCGCTCCCCCCAAGCCACGTGTCGGGGCCGGGGCGATCGAGCGGTGGGCGGCGCAGCGCTACGTGCCCGGCGCCGCGTCGGTGCCGGCCGTGGTGCGGTCGGCGGTCGAGGGGTGCTCCAGGGTGGCGAGGAAGTCGTGGAAGGCCCGGTCTGTGCGGGTGGTGTCGCCCGTGGCGTCGAGGTCCATGAGGAGGCCACAGATGACGGCGAGGACGAGCGTCGCCAACTCCGGGCGGCCGATGCTGGTGCTCTCGACGTACCTCGTCTGCGCCCAGGACCGCGCCAGCCCGGCGCGGCTGCAGCGGGAGTTCGCCCGCCGGGCCGGCAGTGTCGTCGAACTCGACGCCGGCCACCACCCGTTCCTGTCCCGGCCCGGCGCGGTCCGTGACCTGCTGCTGGACCTGTGA
- a CDS encoding helix-turn-helix transcriptional regulator, with the protein MPHPYARELGDFLRARRGRLRPHDVGLEPGGRRKVTGLRREELALLAGLSTDYYQRMEQGREVHPSDDVLDALAGALCLDDEERRHLFTLARAARRPVPARVDDGPERVPESTRRLLRVLDTPAVVLGRHLDLLAWNPMAEALLGGPGTYSPDRLNMLLLMFDDTLTGERSCPDWERQALGYIGMMRAAVATDPTHPRATAIVGELSIRSAEFRRLWARHDVRASVSGTKTFRAPEAGDITLDWDTYPLPGNPGPVMLVFTAEPGSADADRLQLLASLHATRSARTGGHTL; encoded by the coding sequence ATGCCCCATCCGTACGCCCGTGAGCTCGGAGACTTCCTGCGCGCCCGGCGTGGCAGGCTGCGTCCGCACGACGTCGGCCTGGAGCCGGGCGGCCGGCGCAAGGTCACCGGGCTGCGGCGCGAGGAACTGGCCCTGCTGGCCGGGCTGAGCACCGACTACTACCAGCGGATGGAGCAGGGCCGGGAGGTCCACCCGTCCGACGACGTCCTGGACGCGCTCGCCGGTGCGCTCTGCCTCGACGACGAGGAACGCCGGCACCTGTTCACCCTGGCCCGCGCCGCCCGCCGGCCCGTGCCCGCCCGGGTGGATGACGGTCCGGAAAGGGTGCCGGAGAGCACACGGCGGCTGCTGCGGGTGCTGGACACCCCGGCGGTCGTGCTCGGCCGCCACCTCGACCTGCTCGCCTGGAACCCGATGGCGGAAGCGCTGCTCGGCGGCCCGGGGACCTACTCGCCCGACCGGCTCAACATGCTCCTGCTGATGTTCGACGACACGCTGACCGGTGAGCGGAGCTGTCCGGACTGGGAGCGGCAGGCCCTGGGCTACATCGGCATGATGCGGGCCGCGGTCGCCACCGACCCCACGCACCCGCGCGCCACCGCGATCGTCGGTGAGCTGAGCATCCGCAGCGCCGAGTTCCGGCGGCTGTGGGCCCGGCACGACGTGCGGGCGTCGGTGAGCGGCACAAAGACCTTCCGGGCCCCCGAGGCCGGGGACATCACGCTGGACTGGGACACCTATCCGCTGCCCGGCAACCCCGGCCCGGTGATGCTGGTCTTCACCGCCGAGCCGGGCAGCGCCGACGCGGACCGGCTGCAGCTCCTGGCGTCCTTGCACGCGACCCGCTCGGCGCGCACCGGCGGGCACACCCTCTGA
- a CDS encoding GNAT family N-acetyltransferase — protein MTDVRPLAWPPAPIRTERLLLREAEARDRAVVIELNASPEVGTYLGGPRPRAELERTVPEVPGARPGFFVVELDGEMIGTVQLDPHAPEQPGSNHRREAGETELGYLFLPEAWGYGYATEACAAALDWFAGALPGEPVVLYTQTANARSMRLAAKLGFTELERFEAYDAEQWFGVRSSATPSG, from the coding sequence ATGACCGACGTACGACCCCTCGCCTGGCCACCTGCCCCGATCAGGACCGAGCGGCTCCTGCTCCGGGAAGCCGAGGCACGGGACCGTGCGGTGGTCATCGAGCTGAACGCCTCGCCGGAGGTGGGCACTTACCTCGGTGGTCCGCGACCGCGTGCTGAACTCGAACGTACGGTGCCCGAGGTGCCCGGGGCCCGCCCCGGCTTCTTCGTGGTCGAGCTCGACGGCGAGATGATCGGCACGGTCCAGCTCGACCCGCACGCCCCTGAGCAGCCAGGCAGCAACCACCGCCGGGAGGCCGGGGAGACCGAACTCGGTTACCTGTTCCTGCCGGAGGCGTGGGGATACGGGTACGCCACCGAGGCATGCGCGGCGGCGCTCGACTGGTTCGCCGGCGCGCTGCCCGGTGAGCCGGTGGTGCTCTACACCCAGACCGCCAACGCCCGCTCGATGCGGCTCGCGGCGAAGCTCGGGTTCACCGAGCTGGAGCGGTTCGAGGCGTACGACGCCGAGCAGTGGTTCGGCGTGCGGTCCTCGGCCACGCCGTCCGGTTGA